CaggctacaatgtggatgaaccttgaaatatcttgctgagtaaaagaagccataCACAAAAGACCACGTATTGTctgatcccatttatatgaaatgtccagaacaggcaaacccATAGATACAGGAAGCAGAGTAGTGATTGTCAGGGTCtagggaggaaggatggggagtgactgcttatGGGGGTGAGGTCTCCTTTTGGGGGGATGGAATGTTCTGGACTAGATAGAGGTactggttgcacaacactgtgactGTGCTAAATGCCagtgaattgttcactttaaaatggtgaattttttaaaaagattttatttatttatttttagacagaggggaaaagaaggagaaaaagagggagaaacagtcatgtgtgcttgcctctcaagcaccctctactggggacctggcctgcaacccaggcgtgtgccctgactgggaattgaactggcgactccctgttttgcaggctggtgctcaatctactgagccacaccaaccagggctatgaTGTATGAATTTTGTATCAGTAAGAAACAAAAAGGTTGAGGTGATCCTCGTGGAAGCCAGTAAGGAGGTGGGTGCTGTCCTTCCAACACAGGCCAGCACTGGGTGTTAGCAATTCTGACATGTCTCTGGGTTCTTGTCATTGAGGGGATGCCTCTACTTGGGCATTTATTGGTTCTCCGCATTGTTTTCCTCTGAATCCTGTTCATATGCTCTCTTCTCAGCTGATGCTTTGGACAGGAAGAACATCCATattctacaaatgaggaaactgaagctttgaAAGTGAGACGAATTTGCAAGGTCACCCACGGTGGCCCTTCCATCACATCATGTGGTTTAGGTAAGAACTTAGAAACTATTTTTTGGAGGACAACTGAGCTGACAGGAAACCTCAGTGACAGTTTCCCAGTGACGGAGAATGGTGGAAATGGGACAGCTGATATCTGTGAGCTTCATGGAGTGCCAGTGCTGTTTCTCAAAACTGTGGCAGTAGATACTACTattctctcattttacaaatgaggaaactgaggttcacagaGGTGGATCACTTGCTCTAGGTCACACAGCACAGTGAGGACACGGAAAGACTGAGGATTCAAACCCTCAAATTCTGCTTTGGTTTGAGCTACCTCTGGGCAAAAACAAGTCATCAAAGTGTAAACACTAAAATCTCCAAGTGGAACCTCACTTCTGGGCCATGAATTCTAGGAACTATGAGACTGTGCTCCCAACACAACCTGAGAAATCTCTGGAGAAAACAAGCAAAGGAAGGCTCAGCTCATGAGGTCCTCCTCCTGGAGTCTAAGGAAAGTAGGTGGTGCCAGACTCATCACAGAGcttcaatctttttctttttttagcattttatttatttatttttagagagcagaagggagggagaaagggagagaaacatcaatgtgtggttgcctcttatgtgcccactactggggacctggccggcaacccaggcatgtgccctcactgggaatcaaactagcgaccctttggttcacaggccagtgctcaatcctaCACCAGCCAGGCGAAAGACAGCTTTGAAGAACTCATTGTACAGCTTAGGACTGGCTCCTCCCCTTTCTGGGCCTGTTTCACCATCTATACAATGGAAGAGAACAGCTGGCAGAGCGGTAGCTGTGTGGGAATTTGGCTCCAGCCCCAGCACTAATCAACCTCCAATCTCCAAACCACATGGAATTCTACCATGTATCACCCTTCTGGCCAGACACTTAGTCTTGGCCCCCTCCTCTGTCAAAGGTGGGGGCAATTTGGGGGTTCTGCCCCATCTTTGAGCTGGTAGGGGAAGGGTGGGGTAGGGTGCCCAGTAACAGAGCTTGGGGATCCTCACACACAAGGTCTGCTTCATAGGTAGGGAAATTGAGGACTAGGAGGGGGAGATATGGAAGGATTGATAACAAGATTAGCCCTCTAAACTCTCTAAGAACAGTCCTGGGTTACCGTATTTAACCCTGCCAGCCCACCACCCCATTTCATGAAGAAATCGAGGCTTAGAGTCCCACAGTCCCATGGCCACAGGGAGGGTATCTCCAGCCCTCATGGTTATCACCCCATACATTGGTATCAGCAGTCATTAGATAGAGGGGGAAATCAAGGCCTGGAGGGCCAGGAACTCCTGCCCAAGCCCACAGCTTCCTCTGGGAACTCTGTCACTCAGGACACTCAAGGTTTGGGGTGGTCAGGGTGAGGatgagaggctcagagaggggagatGTGGAGGAAGCAGGGGGTGGCAGCCGGGCCGTGTCCAAGTAGAGCTCAGGGATATGGtctggaggggtggagactgtgGTTCATGGCAGAATGATCCCCACCATGTCCTAGCAAGGCAGGCACTGTTGGGGAATCAGGAGCGCTGATAGGGTcagtaccccccaccccccaacaaagAGTTAGATTGCACAGACACGCTCTGGGACACCCTTGGTCCCAGAAATGCCATTTCTAGGGCTTTATTCACAAAGAAGAGTGCTGTAGGGTGTAGGGGCTAATTCTTGGGAACAACCCTGATGGCTGCGGGTGGGGATCTGTGAGACAAAGGACAGTCTATTGCAAAACACGTAAATGTTGGGGGGTaaatttttccaagtaaaaaaCCCCAATAGGCAGAGTAGTATGTGCCTGCAGGTTGGGAATTGTTCCTCAGAAGACAAGTTTGCACCGTTAGATTCTGGTCAGTGTTACTTATTCACAAATAGCACTTGAACGTTTACTCACATGGAAAAGTTGCTAAGACCTCCAGTCGTGTGAAGAAATAAGTTTCTAGACAGCATGCAAGGTGTGTATTGTTATTTAAAagacttatttaattttatatttaattttattggcatgtgagagtgggaaggaggggaaacCTCTGTGTTTCATTCTGCATAtatctggggttttgttctgttatcTTTTACTAAGAAAATGTACTCACATTGCTTGGCCATGCGTGTTTGCACATATTATGCATGTGTGTAttgcatacacacatgtgcatgtgcacacacacacaaaacaaaagccTGCTTTAAAACTTAAGATTGGAGGCTGCCACCATTGAGATCAAGACTCGGTGCCTTCCTTAAGAACACCTGGGTCAAGGAGCCAGTGCTGGTTGCGTCCTTCACCATTAGGGGCCTTGGTGTAATTCTGCCCTCCTTCAGCCCCTACACTAAGCATGCCGCCATGATTAACCAGGTTGCACCCTACAACTACACAGTCCCAGTCCGAGATCATGGGAACATGCCCAGCCACCCCCAGGGTCCACGCCTGGAGTGGCTGAAGAAACTGAGCACCTCCACTGAGAGGCTGAAAAGGCTCCCGTCCTCTGTggcccccccaaaacaaaaaaactgaagacTAGAGCCTATCCAGCAGcaccctctccctctcacaggggcctagggcacccaaaaggcttccaggaggaggggaagctagggagaagggggaggagtgGCACATTTAGGTCCCTGTTAGCCCTAAATTATAAGGTAGCAGAGGAAATTTTACCTTCTGAGCTAGAAGAAATCCTTCCACCACTCTCGAGATTCCTCCAGGATACAGCGGGGAAAAGGGAGGCTCAGGGTCCCACATCAGCTTCCTAAGGAGCCCTGTCTCACCTGTCCCCCTCTAATCTGCCAACAAACCCCACCCCAACTCTTCCCAGGTTCTCTGCTGCCCTGGGTACGCTCGCAGTCTGGCTCCTGTCTGTCATGCCATCAGGCGGAGGCCCCTGCAGGCCCACACATGGCTGAGCTCACCTACCTGCTGTGCTCTTTGCTCTCTCCTCCAACCTTAAGGGCCAGGGGCAGCTGGTAGAGGAATCAGACACAGGCTGACAGCACACAGGAGCATCAGGGAGCTTTGAAGACACCAAAGGTTGGCTTCTAGGTCAGGGGAAAGCCCAGGGGCAGCTTGGTCTATCTCTGGCAGCTACAACCCCAAGCCTAGGAGCAGATAAGGCCTTGAGGGGGCATGTAGGCAGTCATAGGCAGCTAAGGCAGGGCTCCCACATCATGACATCCTCTCAAAGGCAGGTTTCTTCTCCTAGCACTACTCCCTCAGAAGccagcctgcccaccccctgTGCTGGGCCCCAGTCACTACCTGCTCTCGGCACCTGGGCTTTCCCAGTGATTGACCAGGCTCCCACCCTGGCAGGCAGAGAAGTACCCTGAAGTAGGGAGTTCATGATCTGTTTCCATGTAGGCACTACATCTACCATGTGTCCCTAACTGGCCTGATTTTATAAATACATCAACAGAGACCATGGAAGATTGGGTTCCTCTACATTTATTGCAACTGCTAAATGATTAACATTCACAActtcttagattaaaaaaaagaaaaacaaagaacttcCATTTTGTAACATCACAAATGTCTTCTAGGTTTTACCAAGGACCAAAAACACTAAAATTCTCTATCTGATTTCCAGTGATGGAAACAAGCCAGAGACAATAAGCACCCAAAGTGGCGAGTTAGCACTTTCCGGATGCCTGTCGTCCTCACGGGAGAGACCCTGGAACTAGAATGACAGAAAAGATGCTGTGACTTTGACAAggccacacacccacacacacaccgcaAGTTCCCGGTAGAGCGAGCGGCCTTTGCTGAGAGAGCAAGGTGGCACAGAGGGCCAGCATGCACTCATCCCCGGCCGGCAGCTGGCACAGGACACACCACTATGCTCCAGCCTGGCGCCCACAACGCCTCAATTGTTGACTCCACAGAAATGTCACTTAAGTGCTTAGAGGACTAAACAGGCTCAAGAAGTaggttttcctttaatatttgcTAAAGTCTCACAAACAGTGACAGCTCAAAGTGGGATGTCCCTAGGAGGAGGAGTGGCAGGAGGCTATGGGGATAGGGCTCACATCCCGGGAATTCCTAAAGCATTTTATTTGTGAACAAAAGCAGAGAAAGCCAAGAATAAGCACATTGGGACAGAGTGAACATGACGGTCAGAGCTAtgctaaaagagaaaaagtgagaaaatgtgCTGGGGGGTTACACGTCTCACTCAGGCCAACAGGTACTCTGTGAAAGGCCACAGGCAACCAAGGCCCTGTTCTCAGAGTTCCATCTTGTGGTCCAAACCACAGCCAACATGGGAGGCTGATGGAAGGATttggaaagagaggaacagaagaTGGACTTCCACAGGTGTGGGTCTCCCCAACCACACCACCCTTGCAGGCTGGTTCACCTTGCTGAAAGACCACCAGTGTTGCCATGGCCATCAAGATATGCCAGATGCCACAGCAACAGAAATGATCAGAAGCAGGCAGAGATATCTGGGTGCTACACCTGACATGAAGAGAGATGGCACCAGGCAGGTGAGATGCCACGTGAACAGCAGGACAGACAAGACAGACCAGAGGGGCAGCACAGACAGCTGGGTCTGTGCTCTGAGAAAGCAAGGATTTCTTAACAGCCAATAAAAGCAACCAGCATGATAATTCACTGCTGTGTTCCTCAAGTTTGTAGTATCAGTATGACCAAGTTGTCcagattttaacatatttaaagctTCAACACTGCTGTTTTGGGAAGAAGGGTTGAGATTCCCACAGCCTGAGAATTTAACACGTAGTTGCAAAGTGCTGGGAGAAGCtataatggggtgggggagaggcggCCTTGAAATAGCAAACAGCTGTGGAGCCTACCCTAAGAGGTTCCTTTCTGTTCTGTGAAAGGGCCCTAACAAAGCAATCCTTTGCATTGCCACA
This window of the Desmodus rotundus isolate HL8 chromosome 9, HLdesRot8A.1, whole genome shotgun sequence genome carries:
- the LOC112305021 gene encoding NADH dehydrogenase [ubiquinone] 1 alpha subcomplex subunit 3-like; translated protein: MRGSERGDVEEAGGGSRAVSKSRLGAFLKNTWVKEPVLVASFTIRGLGVILPSFSPYTKHAAMINQVAPYNYTVPVRDHGNMPSHPQGPRLEWLKKLSTSTERLKRLPSSVAPPKQKN